A DNA window from Streptomyces sp. 71268 contains the following coding sequences:
- a CDS encoding MFS transporter: MTDQPDPRRWWALGALVACMLVLGFDMTILNVALPTMASELGADTGEQQWIADSYLVVFAATMLPAGLLGDRFGRRGMLITGLGIFLVGSLVGTVVSTPGWVIAARTVMGLGAALIMPLALSVVPSLFGPGERTKAIGAISAASALGMPLGPIIGGWLLDHFWWGSVFLVNVPLAAIGILCCALLVPETRDPAAPTVDIGSTLLATFGLGLLVFGIIEGPDHGWGAPLTLLALFTAVALITGLVLRERRQARPMLDIGLLGQRGFLWNSVAATLVTLVLSGLLFILPQYLQAVLGHDAFGTGVRLLPMMGGLLVAARGSAPLIERFGPRVVVPAGLTTLAGAAFLGATTDVGDGYGHTALWLTIVGFGFGFAIVPAMDAALGALPRERAGSGSGLLMTLRQFGGAIGVALLGSLLASGYGDRLDTDGLSRDAADTADDSIVAAHLVADALGDPRLAESANSAYVHGMALVLLVCGATALLAAALTACFLPDSRADRPATADQGQDPDDPGDLDGPADPGGAPEPAGAPGPAGAAEPTGATGRGGPSNPGDPSRARPDGDAETQPSHVAGASDDGRQ, encoded by the coding sequence GTGACAGACCAACCCGACCCCCGCCGCTGGTGGGCCCTGGGCGCGCTGGTCGCCTGCATGCTCGTGCTCGGCTTCGACATGACCATCCTCAACGTGGCGCTGCCGACCATGGCGTCCGAACTCGGCGCCGACACCGGTGAGCAGCAGTGGATCGCCGACTCCTACCTCGTCGTGTTCGCCGCGACGATGCTCCCGGCCGGGCTGCTCGGCGACCGGTTCGGGCGCCGCGGGATGCTGATCACGGGCCTCGGGATCTTCCTCGTCGGCTCCCTGGTCGGCACCGTCGTCTCCACCCCGGGATGGGTGATCGCCGCCCGTACGGTGATGGGGCTCGGCGCGGCGCTGATCATGCCGCTCGCCCTCTCGGTGGTGCCCTCGCTGTTCGGCCCCGGCGAGCGCACCAAGGCCATCGGCGCCATCTCCGCCGCCTCCGCGCTCGGCATGCCGCTCGGCCCGATCATCGGCGGCTGGCTGCTCGACCACTTCTGGTGGGGCTCGGTCTTCCTCGTCAACGTGCCACTGGCCGCGATCGGCATCCTCTGCTGCGCCCTGCTCGTCCCCGAGACCCGCGACCCGGCCGCGCCCACCGTGGACATCGGCAGCACCCTGCTGGCCACCTTCGGCCTCGGCCTGCTCGTGTTCGGCATCATCGAGGGCCCCGACCACGGCTGGGGCGCGCCGCTGACCCTGCTGGCGCTGTTCACCGCCGTCGCGCTGATCACCGGGCTGGTGCTGCGGGAGCGGCGGCAGGCGCGCCCGATGCTCGACATCGGACTCCTCGGCCAGCGGGGCTTTTTGTGGAACTCGGTCGCCGCGACGCTGGTGACCCTGGTCCTGTCGGGGCTGCTGTTCATCCTGCCCCAGTACCTCCAGGCGGTCCTGGGCCACGACGCGTTCGGCACCGGGGTACGCCTGCTGCCGATGATGGGCGGCCTCCTCGTCGCAGCGCGCGGCAGCGCTCCCCTCATCGAACGGTTCGGCCCGCGCGTGGTCGTCCCGGCCGGCCTGACCACGCTGGCGGGCGCGGCCTTCCTCGGGGCCACCACCGACGTCGGCGACGGGTACGGGCACACCGCGCTGTGGTTGACCATCGTCGGCTTCGGGTTCGGCTTCGCGATCGTGCCCGCCATGGACGCCGCGCTCGGCGCCCTCCCGCGCGAGCGCGCGGGCAGCGGCTCCGGGCTGCTCATGACGCTGCGGCAGTTCGGCGGCGCGATCGGCGTGGCGCTGCTCGGCAGCCTGCTGGCCAGCGGGTACGGCGACCGGCTGGACACCGACGGCCTGTCGCGGGACGCCGCCGACACCGCCGACGACTCGATCGTCGCCGCCCACCTGGTCGCCGACGCGCTCGGCGACCCGCGGCTCGCGGAGTCCGCCAACTCCGCCTATGTGCACGGCATGGCCCTCGTCCTGCTGGTCTGCGGCGCCACGGCCCTGCTCGCGGCCGCGCTGACGGCCTGCTTCCTGCCCGACTCACGCGCCGACCGCCCGGCGACGGCCGACCAGGGCCAGGACCCGGACGACCCGGGTGACCTCGATGGCCCGGCTGACCCGGGCGGTGCGCCCGAACCGGCCGGTGCGCCCGGACCGGCCGGTGCGGCCGAACCGACCGGTGCGACAGGCCGAGGCGGTCCGAGCAACCCGGGCGACCCGAGCCGTGCGCGGCCGGACGGCGACGCCGAGACCCAGCCGTCGCACGTGGCCGGGGCGTCCGACGATGGCCGACAATAG
- a CDS encoding TetR/AcrR family transcriptional regulator, translating to MASARTTSAAEPGAVPTLGTGRERKLGLRERKKIQTRQAIRHAAYRLFAEQGYDATPIDQIAEAAEVSPSTVFRYFPTKEDIVLTDEYDPVIEEALRARPVDEHPVESIRQVLTASLRDLVLNQDDSIALRTRLLRDVPAIRGRMAETQAESSRVIRSVLAERAGKPADDLELRVITSAVLAALQESVMYWVDTGQAGDLEELLDTTLDVLARGLSLPPRPPADDTPAGPRP from the coding sequence ATGGCCTCAGCACGTACGACGTCCGCCGCGGAGCCCGGGGCGGTGCCCACGCTCGGCACCGGGCGCGAGCGCAAGCTCGGGCTCCGGGAGCGGAAGAAGATCCAGACCCGCCAGGCGATCCGGCACGCCGCGTACCGGCTCTTCGCCGAGCAGGGGTACGACGCGACGCCCATCGACCAGATCGCCGAGGCTGCCGAGGTCTCCCCCAGCACCGTCTTCCGCTACTTCCCCACCAAGGAGGACATCGTCCTCACCGACGAGTACGACCCGGTCATCGAGGAGGCCCTACGCGCCCGGCCCGTGGACGAGCACCCGGTGGAGTCCATCCGCCAGGTCCTCACCGCCTCGCTGCGCGATCTCGTCCTCAACCAGGACGACAGCATCGCGCTGCGCACCAGGCTGCTCCGCGACGTGCCCGCGATCCGGGGCCGGATGGCCGAGACGCAGGCGGAGTCCAGCCGCGTCATCCGTTCCGTCCTCGCCGAACGCGCCGGCAAGCCCGCCGACGACCTCGAACTGCGCGTCATCACCTCCGCGGTACTCGCCGCGCTCCAGGAGTCCGTCATGTACTGGGTGGACACCGGTCAGGCCGGTGACCTGGAGGAACTCCTCGACACCACGTTGGACGTCCTCGCCCGCGGCCTCTCCCTCCCGCCCCGCCCGCCAGCCGACGACACCCCTGCCGGCCCCCGCCCGTAA